A stretch of the Pseudomonadota bacterium genome encodes the following:
- a CDS encoding VOC family protein: MVVDHIGVAVSDLAESKVFFARALAPLGITMMAEDDGWVGFGRGELAAFWFGEDDTHPGPMHIAFSAESRLQVDQFHAAALAAGAEDNGAPGVRPQYHAHYYGAFVVGPDGHNIEAVCHVPPPNHADG; the protein is encoded by the coding sequence GTGGTAGTGGATCACATCGGGGTGGCGGTGTCCGATCTCGCTGAGAGCAAGGTGTTTTTCGCGCGAGCGCTTGCGCCGCTCGGTATCACGATGATGGCCGAAGACGACGGTTGGGTCGGGTTCGGGCGCGGTGAGCTCGCGGCGTTCTGGTTTGGCGAGGACGACACCCACCCGGGGCCGATGCACATTGCCTTCTCGGCTGAATCTCGACTGCAGGTCGACCAATTTCACGCCGCCGCGCTCGCGGCGGGTGCCGAGGACAACGGCGCGCCGGGTGTACGGCCGCAGTACCACGCCCACTACTACGGGGCGTTCGTGGTTGGCCCGGACGGGCACAACATCGAAGCTGTCTGCCATGTCCCGCCGCCAAACCACGCTGACGGGTGA
- a CDS encoding ASCH domain-containing protein — MPAHIAPFWQRYLATCADPHAANARFYESFRIGDSDDVADAGAALILAGEKTTTSSPLWEYQDSGKPQPCAGALSVLEDGRRNPVCVVESVWVEVVRFADVDAEFARAYGETDGTLAGWRALITGFYSEERCGPGRAVKDDTPLVCERFAVVFP; from the coding sequence GTGCCCGCACACATCGCCCCGTTCTGGCAACGCTACCTCGCGACCTGTGCGGATCCGCACGCGGCCAATGCCCGCTTCTACGAGAGCTTCCGCATCGGGGACAGCGATGACGTGGCAGACGCAGGCGCGGCGCTGATTCTCGCCGGTGAGAAGACCACCACCAGTTCACCGCTCTGGGAATACCAGGACAGCGGCAAGCCCCAGCCTTGTGCCGGCGCCTTGTCCGTGCTGGAGGACGGGCGGCGCAACCCGGTCTGCGTGGTCGAGTCGGTGTGGGTCGAGGTCGTGCGGTTCGCTGACGTGGACGCCGAGTTTGCGCGGGCGTACGGCGAGACGGACGGAACCCTGGCCGGGTGGCGCGCCTTGATCACCGGGTTCTACAGCGAGGAACGCTGCGGCCCGGGTCGTGCGGTCAAAGACGACACGCCGCTGGTGTGCGAACGCTTTGCTGTGGTGTTCCCGTGA